In one Bacillus thuringiensis genomic region, the following are encoded:
- a CDS encoding penicillin-binding transpeptidase domain-containing protein, with the protein MKKLWMLLFVCFAVMLVGCNKNEPSKQAFEEYINLWNDRKFANMYDQLSDHAQKSISKKEFTEKYQKIYEGIGAKNLKVKMKGENTKDKELFLFEVKMDTDVGPVSFIHEAKLVKDKESWKIDWTPDFIFPGMKKDYKVRMQVEQGKRGEIYDRNGKGLATNGKATEVGIIPEKLGETAAQTKEIVAQLLDMSIEEVEQKLTAKWIKPDSFVPIGILKEGTRQNDYIELEGVSSRPVNIRTYPLGEAAAHLTGYIGKVNAEELKSLQKQGYQADDLVGKTGLEKVLENKLRGEKGGRVFIEDEKGKEIKNVAKKEAKEGETVTLTIDAAIQEKIFNEMKTEAGSSAAVNPKTGETIALVSSPAYNPNIIVRGASKAQREAWSNDLKLPMMNRFTQAFVPGSVFKTITGAIGLETKTINSKEEFKIQGLKWTKDSSWGNYYVTRVKDASPINFEKAMKYSDNIYFAQQALKMGKDQYVNEFKKYGFHEKLPIEYEFPISIIAKDGIKNDIQLADTGYGQGQVLMTPLHLALTYAPIVNEGNIPWPHLLKEVKVAGNWKENVISKKNQEILKSALIKVINDPDGAGRIAKVDGVTLAGKTGTAELKESKEADGKELGWFAAFDANAPDMIVTMMIEGVKGRGGSNVPGEKVKHVFQK; encoded by the coding sequence TTGAAAAAATTATGGATGCTGCTTTTCGTTTGTTTCGCGGTTATGTTGGTAGGATGTAATAAAAACGAACCGTCAAAACAAGCATTTGAAGAATATATTAATTTATGGAATGATAGAAAATTTGCAAATATGTATGATCAATTATCAGATCATGCTCAAAAATCGATTTCTAAAAAAGAATTCACAGAAAAATATCAAAAAATCTATGAGGGGATTGGAGCTAAGAATTTAAAAGTTAAAATGAAAGGAGAGAATACAAAAGATAAAGAGCTTTTTCTTTTTGAAGTTAAGATGGATACGGATGTAGGACCAGTTTCATTCATCCATGAAGCAAAACTTGTGAAAGATAAAGAATCTTGGAAAATAGATTGGACACCGGACTTCATTTTTCCAGGAATGAAAAAAGATTACAAAGTACGTATGCAAGTAGAGCAAGGAAAACGCGGAGAAATATATGATCGAAATGGAAAAGGGCTTGCAACGAATGGTAAAGCGACTGAGGTTGGAATTATTCCAGAGAAACTAGGCGAAACAGCAGCGCAAACGAAAGAAATAGTAGCACAATTACTTGATATGTCTATAGAAGAGGTCGAACAAAAGCTCACAGCGAAATGGATAAAACCAGACTCCTTTGTACCAATTGGAATTTTAAAAGAGGGAACCAGACAGAATGATTATATTGAATTAGAAGGAGTTTCATCTCGCCCAGTAAATATTCGTACGTATCCATTAGGTGAAGCAGCGGCACACTTAACTGGATATATAGGAAAGGTGAATGCGGAGGAGTTAAAATCACTTCAAAAACAAGGTTATCAAGCAGATGATTTAGTAGGTAAGACCGGTTTAGAGAAAGTGTTAGAAAATAAATTGCGTGGTGAAAAGGGTGGACGCGTATTTATAGAAGATGAGAAGGGGAAAGAGATTAAAAACGTAGCAAAAAAAGAAGCAAAAGAAGGAGAAACTGTTACGTTAACAATTGATGCTGCAATTCAAGAAAAAATCTTTAATGAGATGAAAACTGAAGCAGGATCTAGTGCAGCGGTCAACCCTAAAACGGGTGAAACAATCGCACTTGTAAGTAGCCCTGCTTATAATCCAAATATAATAGTTAGAGGAGCATCGAAAGCCCAACGAGAAGCATGGAGTAACGATTTGAAACTACCAATGATGAATCGCTTCACGCAAGCATTTGTACCAGGTTCCGTATTTAAAACGATTACAGGTGCAATTGGTTTGGAAACAAAAACAATAAATTCAAAGGAAGAATTTAAAATTCAAGGATTGAAGTGGACAAAAGATTCATCTTGGGGAAATTACTATGTCACGCGTGTAAAGGATGCAAGTCCAATTAACTTTGAGAAGGCAATGAAGTACTCTGATAATATTTATTTTGCTCAACAAGCTTTGAAAATGGGAAAAGATCAGTATGTAAATGAATTTAAAAAGTACGGATTTCATGAAAAATTACCAATCGAATACGAATTTCCTATTTCAATCATTGCAAAAGATGGGATAAAAAACGATATTCAACTAGCAGACACGGGCTATGGACAAGGACAAGTATTAATGACGCCACTTCATTTAGCATTAACATATGCACCGATTGTGAATGAAGGGAATATTCCGTGGCCACACCTTTTAAAAGAAGTAAAAGTAGCGGGGAATTGGAAAGAAAATGTGATTTCTAAAAAGAATCAAGAGATATTAAAGAGTGCATTAATCAAAGTCATTAATGACCCTGATGGCGCGGGGAGAATTGCAAAGGTTGATGGTGTTACGCTTGCTGGTAAAACCGGTACGGCAGAACTGAAAGAGTCTAAAGAAGCAGACGGAAAAGAACTGGGATGGTTCGCAGCTTTCGATGCAAATGCGCCAGACATGATTGTTACCATGATGATTGAAGGTGTAAAAGGAAGAGGAGGAAGTAACGTTCCAGGTGAAAAAGTAAAACATGTATTTCAGAAATAA
- a CDS encoding RNA polymerase sigma factor, giving the protein MEQTFIEKCNHDELDYVIKDYWQDVWNYSFIITKDPHLSDDITQDVFIKVFKNWNSFRKESSIKTWILKITRNTAINYLKSSYFKRISLIGFFSDDKQSLSAEQEFFKQEEMNDVWKVVLELPKKHREIIILDAKYELSYEEMAETLGVSIGTVKSRLSRARSKVSKLIGEGSSDEQ; this is encoded by the coding sequence ATGGAACAGACGTTTATTGAAAAGTGTAATCATGATGAGCTGGACTATGTTATAAAAGACTATTGGCAAGATGTATGGAATTATTCATTTATTATTACGAAAGATCCACACTTATCAGATGATATCACGCAAGATGTATTTATAAAGGTGTTTAAAAATTGGAATTCATTTCGAAAGGAGTCATCTATTAAAACGTGGATATTAAAAATCACAAGAAATACGGCAATAAACTATTTGAAATCCTCCTATTTTAAAAGGATATCTTTAATAGGATTTTTTAGTGACGATAAGCAATCCCTGTCAGCAGAACAAGAATTTTTTAAGCAAGAAGAAATGAATGATGTGTGGAAGGTTGTATTAGAACTACCTAAAAAGCACCGTGAAATAATTATATTGGACGCAAAATATGAATTATCTTATGAAGAAATGGCTGAAACATTAGGAGTATCCATTGGAACTGTAAAATCGAGATTAAGTAGAGCGAGAAGTAAGGTTTCAAAATTAATAGGGGAGGGTAGTAGTGATGAACAATAA
- a CDS encoding DUF3902 family protein, producing the protein MKSALNSIMISLILAVGGIIAFLFNLMGNQDWVLNWVGVLLAYLSLSILIDLYNETVNYKTFSKILKRTLFISFNVTVLGIIIGITYQLLGKWNLTIMMYYWLIILLLHLITVITLVVLVFVNRNDKNYSLLYKFIILLNIFLTLGPVLYPVVLTIIGNGMNASAGH; encoded by the coding sequence ATGAAATCAGCTTTAAATAGTATTATGATCTCCTTGATTCTTGCAGTAGGAGGGATCATTGCGTTTTTGTTTAATTTAATGGGAAATCAAGATTGGGTCTTGAATTGGGTAGGGGTATTGCTGGCATATCTATCTTTAAGTATTTTAATAGATTTGTATAATGAAACTGTGAATTATAAAACATTTTCTAAAATACTAAAAAGAACTTTGTTTATTTCCTTTAATGTTACAGTATTAGGAATAATAATAGGGATAACATACCAACTATTAGGAAAGTGGAATCTTACTATAATGATGTATTATTGGTTGATAATATTATTACTACATTTAATTACTGTAATAACATTGGTCGTCCTGGTATTTGTAAATCGAAATGATAAAAATTATAGCTTACTATATAAATTTATTATACTTTTAAACATTTTCCTTACCTTAGGACCAGTATTATATCCTGTGGTTCTAACTATTATAGGAAATGGCATGAACGCTAGTGCAGGCCACTAA
- a CDS encoding helix-turn-helix domain-containing protein, with translation MNNINVGQKIMAFRKGAGLTSKRLAELADITPSMLSQIEKGITNPSLQTLKLISVALNIPLFNFFLEDTNTEELVVRANQRKKITFPESGNVSYELLSPNLDGSLELALMNLLPQTASSMQPVAHKGEEIAFIMEGQVKLHLNDEVLLLNTGDSVKIPPYAKHKWENTSLNKVTVIFGVTPPSF, from the coding sequence ATGAACAATATTAATGTTGGTCAAAAAATTATGGCATTTAGAAAAGGTGCCGGATTAACCAGTAAACGTTTAGCAGAGTTAGCTGATATAACACCTTCCATGTTAAGTCAGATTGAGAAAGGAATCACAAATCCATCATTACAAACACTAAAATTAATTTCTGTAGCATTAAATATTCCATTGTTTAATTTTTTCTTAGAGGATACCAATACAGAAGAATTAGTTGTAAGAGCTAACCAAAGAAAAAAAATAACTTTTCCTGAAAGCGGCAATGTTTCGTATGAGCTATTATCTCCTAATCTAGATGGATCACTAGAATTGGCTCTAATGAATCTGTTACCTCAAACTGCTTCATCTATGCAGCCTGTGGCGCATAAAGGGGAAGAAATAGCATTTATTATGGAAGGACAAGTAAAACTACATCTAAATGATGAGGTTTTACTTCTCAATACAGGTGATAGCGTTAAAATCCCACCTTATGCAAAACATAAATGGGAAAACACTTCTTTAAACAAAGTCACTGTTATATTTGGAGTAACCCCACCATCTTTTTAA
- a CDS encoding peptidoglycan-N-acetylglucosamine deacetylase, whose protein sequence is MKIKLKKKRIISVLLSITLVAIGYYMFQSITNPKLVNAEEASSVQQVSSLPKNELKKSIPNRFDGKERKVAYLTFDDGPGKYTANLLDVLKKNDVKATFFLIGDNVKRFSDLVKREHVENHYVGMHSMTHNFKKLYTNQEYVKEMKEDQSLIRNVIGNSPKLTRPPYGSMPGLNESLRNEVVGNNLKVWDWTIDSLDWKYNKLPVDVAAAKIVQNVLAGATSSKEIVLMHDIHPQSVAAVPAIIKGLKEKGYEFEAYDENNHLPINFWHDSRI, encoded by the coding sequence ATGAAAATTAAGCTTAAGAAAAAGAGAATTATAAGTGTATTGTTGTCTATTACATTAGTAGCAATAGGATATTACATGTTTCAATCTATTACGAATCCTAAGCTGGTAAACGCGGAAGAGGCAAGTAGTGTTCAACAAGTGAGCAGTCTACCTAAAAATGAATTGAAAAAATCCATACCTAATCGTTTTGATGGTAAAGAAAGAAAAGTTGCATATTTAACTTTTGATGATGGACCAGGAAAATATACAGCTAATCTATTAGATGTATTAAAGAAAAATGATGTGAAAGCAACATTCTTTTTAATTGGCGATAATGTGAAAAGGTTCTCAGATTTAGTGAAACGAGAGCATGTAGAGAACCATTATGTGGGCATGCATAGTATGACACATAATTTTAAAAAGCTATATACCAATCAGGAATATGTGAAGGAAATGAAAGAGGATCAATCTTTAATTAGAAATGTTATTGGAAACTCCCCGAAATTAACACGCCCACCATATGGATCAATGCCTGGATTAAATGAATCACTTCGAAATGAGGTGGTCGGAAATAATTTAAAAGTATGGGATTGGACAATTGATTCTCTAGATTGGAAATACAATAAATTACCTGTGGATGTAGCAGCCGCAAAAATTGTTCAAAATGTCTTAGCAGGTGCGACGTCTTCAAAGGAAATTGTTTTAATGCACGATATTCATCCACAATCTGTTGCGGCTGTTCCAGCAATTATAAAAGGATTAAAAGAAAAAGGGTATGAATTTGAAGCTTATGATGAGAACAATCATCTTCCAATAAACTTCTGGCATGATAGCCGGATATAA